GAGTTCATTTCAAAACCACAAACCTGAACCTCATGGTGACCAAAGCTATTGTGGTTCATAATCTGGAGACCACCAACTGTAAACTGTTATGCTAATTCATCTTGTTGATGTTTAGATCAGTTAATAAATGGGAAACTTTGACCAGCTTGTGGTCCTACACAAAAACTCAGGCATTACCAGTATCATTATGGTCAATCATCTGGGGACCATGGAAATCTGCACTAATAGGTGTCAAACTTATTAAGTTACTCTTTCATCATGATGCTAACAGGGAATCACCAAAGTTAGTAGAAGGCAACCTCTTCAGTAGTGTGTCCAAAAATTTCATGGCAATTGATCTACTGATGTGATAGTTTTGTGTAGACAGTGGACTGAGCAACTAACAGCGCCACTCTTAGTGTCATGTATGGCTAAAGTAAACTACAGTTTAAGAAAGTATGATATAATAATTCCCTCATCTGTTCTTACATTTCAGAGCCAGGCCCAACTTAACAATGGGCCCCATACCCTTCTGTGTCCTGCTCCCAGCGACAGTGCTGGctgtggtggctgtagctgctgttGATGATGAGTATACCTGGCCACAATGGAAAGTGCCTCTGGTAAGGAAGAGACGCACTGTGCCTCTTAGCAGCCCAAGCTTCTCAGCTCATCCGCAGCCAGAGCTAAGCGGGACCTGTGGGATCGAGTGCCAGCGTCATCTTCCTTCACCTTCCCTGGATGACTTGGAGCAGTTCCTGTCTTATGAGACAGTCTACGAGAATGGCACACGCACGTTTACCTCCATTTCTGTGCAGGGCCTCAATGAGATGACCTCATGGTCCAAAAATGACTCATCTAGGTCCCGCCACAAAAGAGAGGTGTATGGTACAGATACCCGCTTCACCATCGCTGATAAGCAGTTCTCTACCAAGTATCCGTTCTCCACCTCTGTGAAGGTCTCCACGGGTTGTTCTGGAGTTCTGGTATCACCTAAACATGTTCTGACCGCTGCCCACTGCATCCATGATGGAAAGGATTATATAGATGGAGCGCAGAAGCTACGTGTTGGTGTTCTAAAGGAGAAATCCAGGCGAGGGaaaggaggcagagagagaggagggcgACGGAAAGGTAGAAAAAGAAAGGGAGACACAGATCAAGAAGAAGGACAGGAAAAAGAGGACAATGGTGGGAAAGGGGACCGTAGAGGAAAAGGGAAAAGTAGGAAGAACCGGAATCGGCGAAGTGTGGAATCTGAGAAACCATCATTTAGGTGGACTAGAGTCAAAAAGACCCAGGTTCCTAAGGGTTGGTTCAAAGGTGTGTCTGGTGGACTGGCTGCGGATTATGACTATGCTGTTCTAGAGCTGAAGAAATCTCAGAAGGTCAAGCACATGGATCTGGGCGTGATCTCTTCAGTCAAGAAGCTCCCTGCTGGGAGGATCCATTTCTCTGGCTTTGATGATGACCGACCTGGAAACTTGGTATACCGCTTCTGCTCTGTATCTGAGGAATCCAATGATTTGCTATACCAATACTGTGATGCCAAACCTGGATCCAGTGGCTCTGGGGTCTACATCCGCCTCAAAGAGCCTGGCAAGAAGAAGTGGAAGAGAAAGATCATTGGGGTCTTCTCCGGTCACCAGTGGGTGGATGTTAATGGGGACGGGATGCAGCAGGATTACAACGTGGCGGTGAGGATAACACCCCTCAAATATGCTCAGATCTGCTACTGGGTCCATGGTGACTCAAGTGAGTGCCAGGTAGCCTAATAAAACACAGGACCCCACCTTCCCCTTAAACACCAACCCTCAGTACAACAGACTCCCCAACTACTCACCCTTCATCTTTTATCATCAACCAGGGGCCAGACAACTGCCtcacctctcatttcttgtAACCTCCTGTGCCTCCCAGTGAGTCCTGCTACACTGgtcaacacatgcacacacacacagccattcAGACTGAGTGTTGACAACAGGAACTCGTCAACACATCAGAACTGCGGCTCTTCagcttttttaatttatttgctaaaaaaaaaaaaaaaaaaagcaactgagaaaaaaatatattgtatgTATTTTTCAGATCCTTCAGATCTGCTGTTTCtaatttgacctttttttaaaaaaaaaaatatatatgaccTCTTTGGAATGTTGAAAAgtgtgtatattatattatattatattatcccTGGTACATTCATATTCCAACTAGGCCCTGCATGAAAAGACTACACTGCAAGTGTTCTCCACTAGCACGCATCAGGTTTGACAAAAGACCCAGGAAAAATCATTGTAACTCTTGTTTTGCAAATGAACTAAATAGAGATATTGAGATAATGtttttataaacattttaattgaatACATTGGTGTTTTGCATTGTGTATAtctagttgttttttgttttttttttacaactgcTTTTTTAGGACAAATTTTCTGTCAAATAGAATATGGTTCCTTATGGATCCTGGGTagaatcttctttttttcctctgtgagtCTTGCagtctttttctctgttcttgcaACACAGTGAAATGTGATTTCATTGTTGTACACATAATTATGTTGGTGCTTATCCAGAAGATATGGTgctaatttatgaaaaaaactacaaggcttttaaaatatattttgatagCCACATACTGTAACTATATATTTAATGTGAGGCTAGATATTTGGGTTGCATTAAGATGGGACTGAACCATTCAACAATTTACTTGAGCTGCTTATACTTCTCAAATTCTAAAGGTTAAATGAGATTTCAAAAGCTATGATATTGTGATATAATAACAGATTTAAATGTGGAATGTCATATTTTTATAGATTTTCATGTTGCTTATATTCCAAAAGCTCATGAGTATCCATTTGAAGACCAAATACCTGAAATTAAAGATGCAGATTGAAAACTACAAACCATTAAACCAAGCTTAttacttgtgtgtatgtgtgtttgtaatgAAGTACATTCAACTACAGCAATCTATACAATATTGAAACCATTAAACCACACGGTCGTCTTTGAAACAGGCAGCTTGCCATATACTCAGACTAACATGTAAAATCAAAATTTAGAAGTACTTTTCAGCATTTAAATTAACACAACTGATTAGTTTTACACCATAGTCAAAAATTTAGCATTAAATtagaaaattaaacaaaaaaaatgtctccAAAGCCCCTACTCTGTTGGTATCAAAGTGCATGCTTCTGCAGAGACCTGCTAAGTAAAAAGCTCATCAAGTGCCACAGCAGCACTTCTGTATGTGCCATGCATCTGGAGCAGAGTaaatagatatttttttatttttttattttttttaggagcAGAAACTCATGAAGCATAGCTGTGGAAATGTTATGGTTTCAGGTGGTTTTGTTGCTTCATGGACTGGGCAGCTTGTAATCAGTGATTCAGTTATGATTTCTGCATCATAGGgtttaaatttcaaaaattttgaaatttaaAGTGGCAGtagtgcagtgggtaggtgcttgccttgcagctggaaggttgcaggttcgagcccctgtccctgcgctgtgttgtgtccttgggcaagacacttaaaccacattgtctAACTgtagcgctggtctctggctgtatgactgcagatgcttgtctctggatgagtgatctggaatgatcattttgttgtgtgccttgtgcgcacaatgacaatgagttgaatctaacatcttaAGCACACTAGCGAATCCACTGagacaatgaaaatttaaaaactggcagTACATGCAAGAAAGCATTCAGATACATTGCAACTGAAGTAATTTCGCATAGAAGAAAAGTCAAAAAAATTTTGCCAGAGACTGGTTAAAAATTAGAAGGTCAAGAGGAAATTATCTCAGCTATAGGGGTTATACTGGCTTCTGAGGCCAAAGGGAAACTAAGGTCTGAATTATGCCTCTGCATCGGGTCTTTGTGAGGCCCACGTATGTAACTGGAAATCCCATCTGAACCTTACATGGTAATCGCAATCCTGGGCTGCACTGAACgaatgtgtagttacatttctcgagaggtgcacgtcaggttacgtcgTTGGTTATGTCATAGGTTATGgtgtagggttcagaggggatttccagTTACATACGTAGGCCCGAAgcagaagcataattcaggcCTTAGTGTGTCCACACATCACCTTACAGATTAATAGGTTTATATTAAATGAAAGACTGAAAaagcagccctggcagagtcaAACACTACTGGAAATGAGTCCAACTTCAGattctgcttcctctacagaagaagaagttcataattttcatggacagaatttctagacctagccaggtggcagaaggcttggtggcctcagaatctcatctctgctttttgcagatgatgtggtcctgttgagttcatcagctcaCAGTGGAGCAGTTTGCAGCCAAGAGTGAAGTAGCCGGCATGAGAAATGCCAAACCAAATCTGATGCTatggttctcagccagaaaagggtggagtgcccactctgggttgctgccccaagtggtggaatttaagtatctcagggtcttgctTACGGGTGAGGGAAGAGGGGAGCAAGAGATTAGCAGACAGATTGGGGCCactgctgcagtgatgcggatgctgcaccagtccattgtggtaaagagagagctgagcatgaaagtgaagctgtcgatttactggttgatctatgtccctaccctcacctatgctAACAAGCTGTgtgtagtgaccgaaagaatgagatcgcagatacaagtggcagaaatgagctctctctaaagggtggctggcttctcccttagagatagggtgaagattGCTGTCATTCAACAGGGGCCATTGACCCGTGCTGGGACGGCTGGCCTCTGGGGTGGTCAGTTCCCCattgcctctggttctctggggtTCTTGCCTTTCGGCTGTGGGGACTCCATCTGGGGCTTCTTCTTCCTTCTGCTGGGGTGGTAATGCAGATAAAAAAAGTCTGTCTCTGCCTTTCGAGAGGCGTTGTTGTGGCTTACTACCCTCATTATTAAGTACATTTTGTGACAcattcactctctctcacacacacacacacacacacacacacacacacacacacacacacacacacacacacacacacacacacacgtgcgcgtagccatggtttttttttttcttctgttttacaggtgcagcagttggtgaactGTTGTGCTTTTCTACTTGTGCTGTCCTCTTGTTCtcatcttttttcttattttctcccatgttttcttttttctttcttgcttttttacTGCCTATTAGCACTGACATTGCCATAATACACATACACTTAAATATACACTtacacttaaataaataaaataaaaacactaacaagaaTGGAGAATTTATAGGGCTCATTttggaaaagtaaatatgtttggcacaacaatgcattcagatcataattctgccaaaagctgccagacaagacaggctTATAAAGAACAGGAGGATGCCCCGGGACAGATCCAGGGcgtgctggagagattatatctctctgcTGGCCTGAAAACACGTCTGGAGCTCGGGAATCAATTTAGTTTCTGAAGCTGTCAAGGAAAAAAGAATGTTTTAATGTTCTTATCAATGTGAccaagagaaataaaaacaaacaaaaaaacatctcaaataATTAGAGTTTAAGTTAAGCTGCAACCTCCAggactgaaaaattaagccaatgtGGAAGTGTCAAAAActgtggccacttgaggctggttctaaaagtgagtcaatccctATAACACTATGTAACATACTTACAAATAGAGTCACCACTGCATGCTGGTTAACATCGGGGTGAATTTTTATATAACCTGGATTTAAGGGGTGTGCCCACTTTGATTGAAGGCTATGCAGACACACGCAGCTGGAGGTCTGCCAGGTCCCACCTCTGCTAACTGGACCAACCCACATATTTATACTTTCAGTGCTTTTtagaatattttaatataattatcTGACTGTTAATATGAATTTCTGTGTGCAGCCTGTGGTCACCTAATATGGTCACCTCTGGCTCCAAAGAAATCAACAaggcagcagccaaaacactAACATTGAAGCATTGAAGCTAAGGATGAAGTCATAGAGgccacatccatcttttatatacactcTGTGGTTTTAGAACATACAGTGCAGGTAACAGGTAAGAATTTCTGTTTGCTGATTATTTTGTGATACTTTAAAATTTATCACATAAATGTGTTACTATACTCTGACACACAACCACGGCATGAGGCAGTTATAAAAACTGGTCTGATCACTGAACAGCAGTAGGGAAAATAAATGGATACAAATTGGAGGGACTTTAGAGCGACTTTCTTGAGCTGGTGATCagcaaactataatgtaaagTTTTCATGTGGTGGAACTAAAATGAAGCCAGTCATATACTATATTGAAAAAAAGCTGAGCAGTTCAATCCATCATTGAATTTATTGCATCTCAAA
This window of the Archocentrus centrarchus isolate MPI-CPG fArcCen1 chromosome 16, fArcCen1, whole genome shotgun sequence genome carries:
- the prss35 gene encoding inactive serine protease 35; translated protein: MGPIPFCVLLPATVLAVVAVAAVDDEYTWPQWKVPLVRKRRTVPLSSPSFSAHPQPELSGTCGIECQRHLPSPSLDDLEQFLSYETVYENGTRTFTSISVQGLNEMTSWSKNDSSRSRHKREVYGTDTRFTIADKQFSTKYPFSTSVKVSTGCSGVLVSPKHVLTAAHCIHDGKDYIDGAQKLRVGVLKEKSRRGKGGRERGGRRKGRKRKGDTDQEEGQEKEDNGGKGDRRGKGKSRKNRNRRSVESEKPSFRWTRVKKTQVPKGWFKGVSGGLAADYDYAVLELKKSQKVKHMDLGVISSVKKLPAGRIHFSGFDDDRPGNLVYRFCSVSEESNDLLYQYCDAKPGSSGSGVYIRLKEPGKKKWKRKIIGVFSGHQWVDVNGDGMQQDYNVAVRITPLKYAQICYWVHGDSSECQVA